A single window of Debaryomyces hansenii CBS767 chromosome F complete sequence DNA harbors:
- a CDS encoding DEHA2F17402p (similar to uniprot|P36035 Saccharomyces cerevisiae YKL217W JEN1 Lactate transporter required for uptake of lactate and pyruvate), whose translation MTNTMEYIKEDGKPNLSKESILDYLKTRATTLFDIPMLKDKTPVWEKLNPVPGLSEMTLTNWSFYGLGFFAWTVDSMDFFCVSAAASEMALTLGVSIEDITWGVTLVLMLRSVGAIIFGVVSDHYGRKWPFIACCLLFVILEIGTGFVKTYEQFLGVRALFGIAMGGMYGNAAATALEDQPQKARSILSGLFLPGYNFGYLLAVVFFRAFENTYKEGEGWRSLFWFSSGLPLILICWRLCHGESAAFIRLKQKRRVEARDDLEHRNPMKKLNSQISSVFKTEWLMFVYLVVLMSGYNFMSHGSQDLYPTLLVKQHNVGPDRKTVLMVIVNLGAMAGGLFFGQMTELLGRRFTIIICCIMGGAFIYPSFFSNDLNTMTGGYFFLCFATMGAWGVAPLHLMELVNKDNRVFLSGIVYQLGNLASSASSTIEAQIGTRFPLDKDDPTSDAYDYGKVMGIFCGAVYAFMIVAIFFGPERFHRELIAPDDEIEEVNDADDYSSNNSISQQKFEVSHKD comes from the coding sequence ATGACTAATACTATGGAATACATTAAAGAGGATGGAAAGCCGAATTTATCTAAGGAATCCATATTAGATTACTTGAAAACTAGGGCTACAACCTTGTTCGACATTCCTATGTTGAAGGACAAAACTCCGGTATGGGAAAAACTAAACCCGGTTCCCGGTTTAAGTGAAATGACATTAACTAACTGGAGTTTTTACGGGTTGGGTTTTTTTGCATGGACTGTTGATTCTATGGATTTCTTTTGTGTATCTGCTGCTGCATCAGAAATGGCGCTCACGTTGGGAGTTAGTATTGAAGATATAACTTGGGGTGTAACATTAGTGTTAATGTTGAGATCTGTTGGTGCTATTATTTTTGGTGTTGTATCTGATCATTACGGTAGAAAATGGCCTTTTATTGCTTGTTGTCTTCTTTTCGtcattttggaaattgGGACTGGGTTCGTTAAGACATATGAACAATTTTTGGGAGTGAGAGCATTGTTTGGTATAGCCATGGGTGGAATGTATGGTAATGCAGCTGCTACTGCTTTAGAAGACCAACCGCAAAAGGCAAGATCAATCTTATCGGGATTATTTTTGCCTGGATACAACTTTGGTTATTTATTGGCTGTTGTTTTCTTCAGAGCTTTTGAAAATACGTACAAAGAGGGTGAAGGCTGGAGATCATTATTCTGGTTTTCTTCTGGATTACCATTAATCTTGATTTGTTGGAGATTGTGCCATGGTGAATCTGCCGCTTTCATACGATTAAAGCAAAAACGTAGAGTAGAAGCTAGGGATGATTTAGAACATCGCAACCCGATGAAGAAACTTAACAGTCAAATTAGTCTGGTTTTCAAAACAGAATGGCTTATGTTTGTTTACTTAGTTGTCTTAATGTCGGGATACAATTTCATGTCCCACGGTTCCCAAGATTTATATCCAACTTTATTGGTAAAGCAACACAACGTGGGACCTGATAGAAAGACTGTTCTCATGGTAATCGTTAATTTAGGTGCTATGGCCGGTGGGCTTTTCTTTGGCCAAATGACAGAGTTATTGGGAAGAAGatttactattattatttgctgCATAATGGGCGGTGCATTTATTTACCCATCGTTCTTTTccaatgatttgaataccATGACTGGAGGCTATTTCTTCCTTTGTTTTGCAACTATGGGTGCATGGGGTGTGGCGCCTTTACACTTGATGGAATTGGTTAATAAGGACAACCGTGTCTTCTTAAGTGGAATAGTGTATCAGTTAGGTAATCTTGCTAGTTCTGCTTCTTCAACTATTGAAGCACAGATCGGAACCAGATTCCCATTAGATAAGGATGATCCTACATCCGATGCCTATGATTATGGTAAAGTTATGGGTATTTTCTGTGGTGCTGTGTATGCCTTCATGATCGTTGCCATTTTCTTCGGTCCAGAAAGATTCCATAGAGAATTAATCGCTCCggatgatgaaatagagGAGGTAAACGACGCAGACGATTATTCAAGCAACAACCTGATTTCTCAACAAAAGTTTGAAGTGTCGCACAAAGATTGA
- a CDS encoding DEHA2F17424p (highly similar to uniprot|P38999 Saccharomyces cerevisiae YNR050C LYS9 Saccharopine dehydrogenase (NADP+, L-glutamate-forming)) — MVKQILLLGSGFVAKPTVDILSKTPDFKVTVACRTLSKAKELAGDVADAISLDVTDEKSLDAEVAKVDLVISLIPYTFHVNVVKSAIKNKKHVVTTSYINPQLRELEQQIKDAGITVMNEIGLDPGIDHLYAVKTIEEVHQKNGKIKSFLSYCGGLPSPENSDNPLGYKFSWSSRGVLLALRNFAKYWKDGKVVDVKSEDLMATAKPYFIYPGFAFVCYPNRDSTTYKELYSIPEAETVIRGTLRFQGFPEFVKVLVDLGFLKEDESPIFSKPTAWKDALAAQIGAKSSEEKDLVSKISEVGTFKSEEDKERILSGFKWLGLFSDKQTTPRGNPLDTLCATLEEKMQYEKGERDLVVLQHKFGIEWANGETEIRTSTLVDYGNPDGYSSMAKLVGVPCAVATQQILDGTLNIKGLLAPMSSDINDPIMKTLKDDYGIYLVEKTVG; from the exons ATGGTTAA acaaattcttttattagGATCCGGTTTCGTTGCTAAACCAACCGTGGACATTTTGTCTAAAACTCCAGATTTCAAGGTTACAGTTGCTTGCCGTACCTTATCGAAGGCTAAGGAATTGGCTGGTGATGTTGCCGATGCTATTTCATTAGATGTTACTGATGAAAAGAGCCTTGATGCTGAAGTTGCAAAGGTTGACTTAgttatttctttaattccaTACACTTTCCATGTCAACGTTGTCAAGTCAGCAATTAAGAACAAGAAGCACGTTGTTACTACTTCTTACATCAACCCTCAATTAAGAGAATTAGAACAACAAATTAAAGATGCTGGTATTACAGTTATGAATGAAATTGGTTTAGACCCAGGTATCGATCACTTATATGCCGTCAAGactattgaagaagttcaCCAAAAGAACGGTAAGATTAAGTCTTTCTTAAGTTACTGTGGTGGTTTACCATCCCCAGAAAATTCTGATAATCCTTTAGGTTATAAATTTTCCTGGTCTTCTAGAGGTGTTTTATTAGCCTTAAGAAACTTTGCTAAATACTGGAAAGATGGTAAGGTTGTCGACGTTAAGTCTGAAGATTTAATGGCTACTGCTAAACCATACTTCATCTACCCGGGATTTGCTTTCGTTTGTTACCCAAACAGAGATTCCACCACTTACAAGGAATTATATAGCATTCCTGAAGCTGAAACTGTCATCAGAGGAACCTTGAGATTCCAAGGTTTCCCTGAGTTTGTTAAGGTTTTAGTCGACCTTGGATTCTTAAAGGAGGATGAATCCCCTATCTTCAGTAAGCCAACTGCTTGGAAAGATGCTTTGGCTGCTCAAATTGGTGCTAAATCttcagaagaaaaagatttaGTTTCTAAGATCTCTGAAGTTGGTACCTTCAAGAGtgaagaagacaaagaaCGTATTTTGTCTGGTTTCAAATGGTTAGGTTTATTCTCTGACAAACAAACCACTCCAAGAGGTAACCCATTAGATACTTTATGTGCTActttagaagaaaagatgCAATATGAAAAGGGAGAAAGAGATTTAGTTGTCTTACAACATAAGTTTGGTATCGAATGGGCCAATGGTGAAACCGAAATCAGAACTTCCACTCTTGTTGACTACGGTAATCCAGATGGTTATTCCTCGATGGCTAAATTAGTCGGTGTCCCATGTGCAGTTGCCACCCAACAGATTTTAGATGGCACTTTGAACATCAAGGGATTATTAGCCCCAATGTCCTCAGATATTAACGACCCAATTATGAAAACCTTAAAGGACGACTATGGTATTTATTTAGTTGAAAAGACTGTTGGTTAA
- a CDS encoding DEHA2F17446p (weakly similar to uniprot|Q03652 Saccharomyces cerevisiae YMR211W DML1 Essential protein involved in mtDNA inheritance) gives MSEVINLSLSQRANHLSAHLYNNQEAHLPYSKTATVDYDNSVFLSTSKNPNGTVNYSPRSLNYDLTRGYGSLGKYEYYESKADILGQYEVIQTGEKMDKNEYQKALDKGMNKSNTLNVNNTKYWTDYNKLIYSPKSLNQLNNWEYKPHDFGINRSFPNLKFDTFNKGKEEYHQYSEDSLENFRNTLEQCDLIQGVNLISELDSAWGGFTNELLVDLKDEFFNNGINSKYNIWVHGLINHNLNPKLNQLYSRINSIIELSFNSTLFFPMNLNSSSECLGSGYDETSEWHNSSIHAIFLNSIWGLNNQIKNPVKMSVIEDELLRGFDKRNIVNEIKIHKNKQASNDFGMVDIDRANLYNLVDNIKIKDKPDSIDLSLSDSKNSKYFAKSYIIPNDQSLAESLNKKENFPINIYKNNRINDILNNDTFPNILEDKSVYSEFSSSNTLKNDLKFYREVIKRSRENEVIEDKFELIEKISELIEEYTIGYDESDEEYDSN, from the coding sequence ATGAGCGAAGTGATCAACTTGTCATTGTCGCAAAGAGCGAACCATCTCCTGGCtcatttatataataatcagGAAGCACATCTTCCGTATAGCAAGACTGCAACTGTGGACTATGACAATTCTGTGTTCTTATCAACTTCCAAAAACCCAAACGGGACCGTAAATTATTCACCTCGTAGTCTCAATTATGACTTGACAAGAGGGTATGGCTCGTTAGGCAAGTATGAGTATTATGAATCAAAAGCTGATATTTTGGGGCAGTATGAAGTTATTCAGACTGGTGAAAAAATGGACAAGaatgaatatcaaaaagCATTAGATAAGGGAATGAATAAATCGAATACTTTGAATGTGaataataccaaatatTGGACAGACTACAATAAGTTGATATACAGTCCAAAATCgttgaatcaattgaataattggGAATATAAGCCCCATGACTTTGGTATAAATAGAAGCTTTCCAAATCTAAAATTTGATACCTTCAACaaaggaaaagaagaatacCACCAATACTCCGAAGATAGTCTTGAGAATTTCAGAAACACTTTAGAGCAATGTGATCTTATACAAGGggtgaatttgataagtGAATTGGACAGTGCATGGGGAGGGTTTACgaatgaattattggtCGATTTGAAAGacgaatttttcaataatggcATAAATAGCAAATACAACATATGGGTACATGGACTTATAAATCATAATTTGAATCCGAAATTGAATCAGTTGTATTCTAGAATTAATagtattattgaattatcgTTTAATTCGACCCTATTTTTTCCAATGAAtcttaattcttcttcagagTGCTTGGGAAGTGGGTATGATGAGACAAGTGAATGGCATAATTCTAGTATTCatgcaatttttttgaattcaatcTGGGGTCTAAATAACCAAATAAAGAATCCAGTCAAAATGAGtgttattgaagatgaattacTAAGAGGTTTTGACAAGAGAAACATTGtcaatgaaataaaaatcCACAAGAATAAACAAGCTAGTAATGATTTTGGAATGGTTGATATAGATAGAGCAAACTTGTATAATTTGGTGGATAACATTAAAATTAAGGATAAACCAGACTCAATTGATTTGAGTTTATCAGATTCCaaaaattctaaatattttgctaAATCTTACATTATACCAAATGATCAAAGTCTCGCTGAATCCTTGAATAAGAAGGAAAACTttccaataaatatttacaaaaataATAGGATTAATGACATACTTAATAATGATAcatttccaaatattttggaagATAAGTCAGTATACTCTGAATTTAGTTCAAGTAATacgttgaaaaatgatttgaagTTTTATCGAGAGGTTATTAAAAGAAGCAGAGAAAATGAGGTTATTGAGGATAAGtttgaattgattgaaaagattagtgaattaattgaagaGTATACGATTGGATATGATGAAAGcgatgaagaatatgattcaaactaa
- a CDS encoding DEHA2F17468p (weakly similar to uniprot|P25303 Saccharomyces cerevisiae YMR214W SCJ1), with protein sequence MKLLTLIGWIILLSVTFVYGKDYYGILELSKDADDKQIKSSYRQLSKKYHPDKNPSPEAHEKFIEIGEAYEVLSDPDKRAKYDQYGDPNGPQQDDMDLGDIFNQFFGGFGGGFGGGGARQRGKRRGDNTKANMHLSLYDFYNGKDVDFDVDMLNICNACEGTGSEDKSKHQCDRCNGSGFLKMQRQLAPGMIQTFNTHCDKCNGKGTTIKHHCKECGGQGTERVSRHYNVYVPSGAPRDSHQVLEGEGDQNPDWIPGDLILTFREEFTSSWGYRRIGNNLYRTEVLTLKEAAHGGWKRHIPFFDSIDHEMTIQRAKGDIVINGEVETIPHKGMPIAGEDDHFGDLFIDYKVIIPEPSAHSKDEL encoded by the coding sequence ATGAAGCTCCTCACTCTTATAGGATGgataattttattgtcGGTAACATTCGTATACGGTAAGGACTATTACGgtatattagaattatcaaaagatGCGGATGATAAACAGATTAAGCTGTCGTACAGGCAATTGAGCAAGAAGTACCATCCAGATAAAAATCCATCGCCAGAAGCGcatgaaaaattcataGAAATAGGTGAAGCTTACGAAGTGTTGTCTGATCCCGATAAAAGGGCCAAGTACGACCAATATGGGGATCCCAATGGACCACAACAGGATGATATGGACTTGGGAGATATTTTCAACCAGTTCTTTGGTGGATTCGGTGGGGGTTTTGGTGGGGGAGGTGCTAGACAAAGAGGCAAGAGAAGAGGAGATAATACCAAGGCGAACATGCATCTCTCGTTATACGACTTCTACAATGGTAAAGACGTGGATTTCGATGTGGACATGTTGAATATCTGTAACGCGTGTGAAGGAACCGGGTCTGAAGATAAGTCGAAACATCAATGTGACCGGTGTAATGGAAGTGGTTTCCTCAAAATGCAAAGACAATTGGCTCCGGGTATGATCCAGACATTCAACACGCATTGTGACAAATGTAACGGGAAAGGGACTACTATCAAACATCACTGTAAAGAATGTGGTGGGCAGGGAACAGAAAGAGTATCAAGACACTATAATGTCTACGTTCCTTCGGGTGCGCCTCGAGACTCCCACCAAGTATTAGAAGGTGAAGGAGATCAGAATCCCGATTGGATCCCGGGCGACCTTATCTTAACTTTCCGGGAAGAGTTTACATCGAGTTGGGGTTACAGACGGATCGGTAACAACCTCTACAGAACAGAAGTGCTCACTCTCAAGGAGGCAGCACACGGTGGATGGAAGCGCCATATTCCATTCTTCGACTCCATTGATCACGAAATGACCATCCAGCGTGCCAAGGGAGATATCGTTATAAACGGCGAGGTTGAAACCATCCCGCACAAAGGTATGCCAATTGCCGGTGAAGACGACCATTTTGGCGATTTGTTCATTGACTACAAAGTCATCATTCCCGAACCATCCGCCCATTCCAAGGACGAATTGTAG
- a CDS encoding DEHA2F17490p (no similarity), whose product MYDPQSVTMGEIIAKLPGMHKTNTMEEFLVVEDFFANSLINMREFFAISNGRLIAPIAVQTLGRMSLSQQNECIFMVKDILDHVNSLQSLISTFNGNLATKYDKIKSHLRLSILLNVKNFGILENCRAMMSALFDMKKLFEELNFHSVHNLLDEINDMVFDFNSHIENFAGDAPDAKNTNISNGTNINYTTLMKYIYQIESTLSKSSSFINNECAYFQSIINEVKIGFYDFFHQFTKLTHDNYDDNTVFRYEILSFDDHLKTQYITCSED is encoded by the coding sequence ATGTACGATCCACAGAGCGTGACGATGGGTGAAATAATAGCGAAGCTACCAGGAATGCATAAGACTAATACGATGGAGGAATTCCTCGTAGTAGAAGATTTTTTTGCCAATAGCTTGATAAACATGAGAGAATTCTTTGCTATAAGCAACGGAAGGCTCATTGCTCCGATCGCGGTGCAAACTTTGGGGCGTATGAGTTTGTCGCAACAGAATGAGTGCATATTTATGGTGAAGGACATATTGGACCATGTCAACTCCTTACAGTCGTTAATAAGTACTTTTAATGGCAATTTAGCCACTAAGTACGACAAAATTAAGTCACATCTTCGGTTATCTATCTTGCTAAATGTCAAGAACTTTGGCATACTCGAAAATTGCAGGGCGATGATGCTGGCGCTCTTCGAcatgaaaaaattgttcGAGGAGTTAAATTTCCACAGTGTGCATAACTTACTCGACGAAATAAACGACATGGtgtttgatttcaatagTCATATAGAGAACTTCGCCGGTGATGCTCCAGATGCGAAGAACACTAACATATCTAATGGTACAAACATCAACTACACGacattaatgaaatacaTATACCAGATCGAGTCTACATTAAGTAAACTGTcttcatttataaataacGAATGTGCATATTTCCAGAGTATTATAAACGAAGTAAAGATTGGATTTTACGACTTTTTCCATCAATTCACAAAGCTTACGCATGACAATTACGACGACAATACCGTGTTTCGCTACGAAATACTACTGTTTGATGACCACTTAAAGACCCAGTATATAACGTGCCTGGAGGATTAG
- a CDS encoding DEHA2F17512p (some similarities with uniprot|P25580 Saccharomyces cerevisiae YCL052C PBN1 Essential component of glycosylphosphatidylinositol-mannosyltransferase I) — MIRQRTTIFNPTKSNDGIIEAVDSSHLQLSSIDYQCEDKFILQTPKFKYIDKLRIQLNQFHSESILFSKYQAGLNIYCKPKIGDEGFNQEEFFNELNQMMTNLFDIPRDGWINSLDTLFYHEPSTGSESFIEYVRKLTGNESNVNLEVSPNIEYVYDGEKVVLKLNGKSLANTTITKNSKFNKEIGLFLIEKGISSEDDIVLSGLRVILNGDDDKNEEYLQKTLFHVKRRQRQSRGTYSSQVKENGMHPFLKTDIHSDIPNDEDLIQCKLYYYLDLNKSFFVDKYQLPKEFTSYVNFGNTDLELPEYKINEWGSEILMEIENNQQISLPLHSRYQLPNNESSIRVTGINDPLIFYGCDVKDSYLLESSPFDNRLDIGGNYERFFTDNTVFYHLSSHENQLQINIPRGNESIKKINFVTNLIFIAGVVLIFYKIVQGIFKRNPSAGTRKNE, encoded by the coding sequence ATGATTAGACAAAGAACCACTATATTTAACCCAACTAAATCCAATGATGGGATCATTGAAGCCGTCGATTCGTCGCATTTacaattatcttcaattgacTATCAATGCGAGGACAAGTTTATCCTACAAACaccaaaattcaaatatattgataagcTAAGAATACAGCTAAATCAATTCCATAGTGAACTGATTCTTTTCAGCAAATACCAAGCTGGGCTAAATATCTACTGTAAACCTAAGATTGGAGATGAAGGTTTTAATCAAGAGgaattttttaatgaattgaatcaaatgatgACCAATTTGTTTGATATTCCAAGAGATGGGTGGATTAATTCATTAGACACCTTATTTTATCATGAGCCTAGCACAGGTTCTGAAAgctttattgaatatgttaGGAAATTGACTGGCAATGAGCTGAACGTGAATTTGGAAGTTCTGCCGAATATCGAATATGTTTATGACGGAGAAAAGGTTGTTCTTAAACTAAATGGTAAAAGTCTCGCTAATACCACGATTACtaaaaattcaaagttcaataaagaaatagGATTATTCCTCATAGAAAAAGGCATCAGTTCCGAAGATGATATCGTGTTATCGGGATTACGAGTTATTTTGAATGGTGACGATGACaagaatgaagaatatttacaGAAAACTCTTTTCCATGTTAAAAGGAGGCAAAGACAATCAAGGGGAACATATTCGTCACAAGTTAAAGAGAATGGAATGCACCCATTCTTAAAGACCGATATTCATTCTGATATACCAAATGACGAAGATTTGATTCAATGTAAATTATACTACTACCTTGATTTAAACAAGTCattttttgttgataaatatcaattgcCCAAAGAATTCACATCATATGttaattttggaaataCGGATTTAGAATTGCCCGAGTATAAAATTAACGAATGGGGTTCAGAGATATTAAtggaaattgaaaataatcaacaaataaGCTTACCGTTACACTCAAGATATCAATTACCGAACAACGAAAGTAGCATAAGAGTAACTGGTATCAATGATccattgatattttatggGTGTGATGTCAAAGATTCATATTTGTTAGAGAGTAGTCCTTTTGATAATAGATTAGACATCGGAGGAAATTATGAGAGATTCTTTACGGACAATACTGTTTTCTATCATCTTCTGTCTCATGAGAATCAGTTACAGATTAATATACCTCGTGGGAATGAActgatcaagaaaattaatttcgttacgaatttaatattcattGCGGGTGTGGTGTTGattttttataaaataGTACAAGGTATTTTCAAGAGAAACCCATCAGCTGGAACCAGAAAGAACGAATAA
- a CDS encoding DEHA2F17534p (similar to uniprot|P47124 Saccharomyces cerevisiae YJR075W HOC1 Alpha-1 6-mannosyltransferase involved in cell wall mannan biosynthesis), protein MNFNKRKRPIVISIIVIAILLVLTKLLTLPKSSENFQKVFQNIPNENILGISKLIYNQNEKTQDEFLNKLERLNKKLIAKQDERLIHLEKMNENLVNQIRILKNQNPNLSLRDKLIYLYPYESDARFPAYIWQTWKHGLHDENFGKKYKEGEQQWAYKNPGFVHEIFNDDTAHTVVKYLYNSVPEVVKAYELMPEIILRMDFFRYLILFAKGGVYADIDTYPLQPVPNWIPENVSPSELGMIISVETDSNSNNWRQELARRLQFGQFIMQAKPGHPILREIISRITEKTLKLNLKEEEIPNDLKLSGSSNQKTLKILKWTGSGIWTDVIMNYFNNYIQSSIYQKITWQEFHDLTIPKLVSDVLVLPIGSFASQLEIPKNGKINDPLAFAKHYSSKIWKTT, encoded by the coding sequence ATGAATTTTAATAAGCGTAAAAGACCTATCGTGATAAGTATAATAGTAATAGCGATATTATTAGTACTCACAAAGCTATTAACTTTACCTAAATCAAGTGAGAATTTCCAGAAAGTGTTTCAAAACATCcctaatgaaaatattctAGGGATCTCtaaattgatttataaCCAGAACGAAAAGACACAAGATgagtttttgaataaattagaaaGATTAAACAAGAAGTTGATTGCTAAACAAGATGAGAGATTGATACATTTGGAAAAAATGAACGAAAATCTCGTTAATCAGATtagaatattaaaaaatcaaaatccaAACCTTTCATTAAGAGATAAATTGATATACTTATATCCATATGAGTCTGACGCGAGATTCCCAGCGTACATATGGCAAACTTGGAAACATGGTTTACACGATGAGAATTTTGGTAAGAAATACAAGGAAGGAGAACAGCAATGGGCGTATAAGAATCCTGGCTTTGTTcatgaaattttcaatgatgATACTGCTCATACTGTCGTGAAATATTTGTACAATTCGGTGCCAGAGGTCGTTAAAGCCTATGAGTTAATGCCAGAAATCATTTTGAGAATGGATTTTTTCCGTTATTTAATTCTCTTTGCCAAGGGTGGAGTTTATGCAGACATCGATACATATCCATTACAACCAGTCCCTAATTGGATTCCAGAAAATGTATCACCTCTGGAACTCGGAATGATCATTAGCGTTGAAACTGATTCGAATCTGAATAACTGGAGACAAGAATTAGCACGTAGACTACAATTCGGTCAATTCATAATGCAAGCTAAACCAGGCCATCCTATTTTAAGGGAAATTATCAGTCGAATCACAGAGAAAACTTTAAAATTGAACctaaaagaagaagaaatccCTAATGACTTAAAATTGTCTGGTAGCTCCAATCAAAAGacattgaaaatattgaaatggaCTGGTAGTGGGATTTGGACTGATGTGATCatgaattattttaataactACATACAAAGCTCAATTTACCAAAAAATTACATGGCAAGAATTCCATGATTTGACAATTCCAAAGCTTGTTAGTGATGTGTTAGTTTTGCCTATAGGTTCGTTTGCGTCCCAATTAGAAATCCCAAAGAACGGGAAAATCAATGATCCTTTGGCATTTGCCAAACATTATTCTTCtaaaatttggaaaactACGTAG
- a CDS encoding DEHA2F17556p (some similarities with uniprot|P47123 Saccharomyces cerevisiae YJR074W MOG1 Conserved nuclear protein that interacts with GTP-Gsp1p): protein MFELYGGAVTTVLPAGIVDVSDMREVPDNQEVFIIEDGDKDVSIIFDLLEQVDAQDINAALRMHIDDMLETNQFTMMEEIDSKVLNTKIHTCYVNCKNSIHLVSLIRLSKVETDIVISMHVGESDIEAVMDKYYGIFKVAGENFNIKNWELFN, encoded by the coding sequence ATGTTTGAGCTATATGGAGGAGCAGTCACTACTGTATTACCAGCTGGTATAGTTGATGTCTCGGATATGAGAGAAGTCCCTGATAATCAAGAGGTATTTATAATAGAAGATGGAGACAAAGACgtatcaataatatttgatttgttaGAACAAGTAGATGCACAAGATATCAATGCGGCCTTAAGAATGCATATTGACGATATGTTGGAAACAAACCAATTTACCATGATGGAGGAAATTGACCTGAAAGTCTTGAATACTAAAATCCACACATGTTATGtgaattgcaaaaattcGATTCATTTAGTAAGCTTAATACGGTTAAGCAAAGTTGAAACCGATATAGTTATTTCAATGCATGTTGGTGAATCAGATATAGAAGCTGTGATGGATAAGTATTATGGTATTTTCAAAGTTGCTGGagaaaatttcaatatcaagaaCTGGGAATTATTCAACTAA
- a CDS encoding DEHA2F17578p (no similarity) translates to MLNTLLATRLLSQYKVDLLGNILSGNQTSM, encoded by the coding sequence ATGTTGAATACACTTCTTGCGACCAGATTATTGTCACAATATAAGGTGGATTTGCTTGGTAATATATTATCCGGTAACCAGACAAGCATGTAA